From the genome of Deltaproteobacteria bacterium:
AGAGCAAGGCATGCGGGCGCTAGTGGCCAAGAATGTCCCAAAGGCCTCGATCGCCAAGATCCTGGACCTCTCCCGCTCCGCCCTCTACCACTTCATCGAGACCCGCAAGATCGCTCCGGGCTGACTACAAGGTTCGGGCCGGCCTTATGTTGTATTTCAACGTGCGCCGTGAGAAGGCGCCAATCCTCAGCGGGTGCGAATCCCGCCCGGCAACTGTCGCTCCAGCCGGTAGCAATCGGAGCGGATGGTGGAGGTAACAACATCGTCTGAAGCACTCCGATGACAAAGGGCCGCCTCGGGCGGCTCAGCGACCACACAGGCCACAACGCGAGTAAACGCCGAGCAGGCCTCGAAAAGCACAATGCGGAAGCCGACCCGCCGTTGAAACGGGGAAGGCTGCCAGCGGTCGGGAAGCGAGCGACGCGAGCACCGACCGGTTCCGCCGGGGTATTGGCGGTGGCATGTATGGAAGAGGGGATTGGACGCAACACGGGAAGCCCTGCCGGTGGCGTGGCACGCGCCAACCGACAGCCCGCGAGGGTCAGGTTGGGCCGGCAGGGTGGCGGAGAGGTCCGTAGGTACCAAGGAAGCCGGGTAATGCCGGTGGAGGGAAGGGACCTCAGTTCGAGAGCAGCGCATGACGGAGGAAGGGACATGAGGACTGGCGAAAGCCTAACAGTCTCAGATGGAGTTCAGCGACTCCAGACGGCGCTACATGCGAAAGCGAAGGAAGCTCCGGGCTTGCGGTTTTACTCTTTGAGCGACAAGGTGTGGCGCGACGACGTGCTCGCAGTCGCCTGGCAGACTGTGCGGCGCAACGGCGGCGCGGCCGGGGTGGACGGCGAGACGGTCGCGAACATTGAGGCGCTCGGGGTAGACCGGTGGCTGGGAGTACTGGCGCGGGACCTGAAGGAGGGGACCTATCGGCCGCGAGCGGTTCGGCAGGTTCTCATCCCGAAGAAGCAACGAGGGAAGTTCCGGCCGTTGGGCATTCCGTGTCTCCGGGATCGGGTGGTGCAGACGGCGGCGATGCTGGTGTTATCGCCGATCTTCGAAGCCGACCTGCAACCGGAGCAGTATGCGTACCGGCCGGGCCGAGACGCGCATGACGCAGTCAGGCGCGTGCATCGGCTGCTGAGGACGGGCCACCGGGAGGTGGTGGACGCCGACCTGTCGGACTACTTCGGCCAGATTCCGCACGCGGACCTGATGAAGTCCATCGCGCGTCGCGTGAGCGACGGGCGGCTGTTGGGCTGGGTCAAGGCGTGGCTGGAGATGGCGGTGGAAGAGGACGACGGGCGCGGCGGTCGCCGCCGCACGAACCGGGCGCGTCACGAGCGGAAGGGGACCCCGCAAGGGTCTCCGATCTCGCCACTGTTCAGCAACATCTACATGCGGCGCTTCATTCTGGGCTGGAAGGTGCTGGGCTACGCCCGGCGCTTCAAGGCGGAAATCGTCAACTATGCGGATGACTTCGCGGTTCTCGGTCGCGCGCCGGCAGCGGTGATGCTAGCGGCGGTCGAAGCCCTGATGAAACGTCTGAAGTTGGCGATGAACGTTGAGAAGACCCGCTGCTGCCGGGTGCCGGAGGAATCGATGACGTTCCTCGGCTACCGGATTGGTTGCAACTACCGGCCGGGTACGGGTGCCGCCTACATAGGTACACATCCGAGCCGGGAAAGCGTCCAGAGCATCTGCCGTCGTGTGAGCGAGTTGACCGCGCCGCGCCACGTGCTCCTGC
Proteins encoded in this window:
- the ltrA gene encoding group II intron reverse transcriptase/maturase, with amino-acid sequence MWRDDVLAVAWQTVRRNGGAAGVDGETVANIEALGVDRWLGVLARDLKEGTYRPRAVRQVLIPKKQRGKFRPLGIPCLRDRVVQTAAMLVLSPIFEADLQPEQYAYRPGRDAHDAVRRVHRLLRTGHREVVDADLSDYFGQIPHADLMKSIARRVSDGRLLGWVKAWLEMAVEEDDGRGGRRRTNRARHERKGTPQGSPISPLFSNIYMRRFILGWKVLGYARRFKAEIVNYADDFAVLGRAPAAVMLAAVEALMKRLKLAMNVEKTRCCRVPEESMTFLGYRIGCNYRPGTGAAYIGTHPSRESVQSICRRVSELTAPRHVLLPSGIVVGRLNRLLTGWANYFILGQVRPAYKAIDQHATRRLRQWLCRKHKVRVGKHVRFPSERLWSDYGLTHLAPRTAGFPWAKA